A stretch of the Candidatus Binataceae bacterium genome encodes the following:
- a CDS encoding FHA domain-containing protein produces MIKCSECGYENIDGLDYCDGCGAKLNPAAAPAAGAAAAPEAAAQAAPAEAAPEAPEAEPPPSEVPTGEITPPPEANATAAAAAAPAAEAAGVPSARARLQVIRGGRKGHEFPLEDGNNLIGRWDPETGSFPEVDLDQDDPEAKISRKHALIRFEGGKITVEDIGSLNGTYVNRQPRLMPGNPVELKTGDEIIIGKTFLKLIVEPVS; encoded by the coding sequence ATGATCAAATGCAGCGAGTGCGGCTACGAAAACATCGATGGGCTTGACTACTGCGACGGTTGCGGCGCGAAGCTGAACCCCGCTGCCGCTCCCGCAGCCGGGGCCGCCGCCGCTCCCGAAGCGGCTGCGCAAGCCGCGCCGGCCGAAGCCGCCCCCGAGGCGCCCGAGGCCGAGCCGCCTCCGTCCGAAGTCCCGACCGGCGAGATCACGCCACCGCCCGAGGCGAACGCGACCGCTGCGGCAGCGGCAGCGCCGGCCGCGGAAGCTGCGGGGGTTCCGAGCGCGCGCGCCAGGCTGCAGGTCATACGCGGCGGACGCAAGGGTCATGAATTTCCGCTCGAGGACGGCAACAACCTGATCGGCCGCTGGGATCCGGAGACCGGGTCGTTCCCCGAGGTCGACCTTGACCAGGACGATCCCGAGGCCAAGATCTCGCGCAAGCACGCGCTCATCCGCTTCGAGGGCGGCAAGATCACGGTCGAGGATATCGGCAGCCTCAACGGCACCTACGTGAACCGCCAGCCGCGCCTGATGCCTGGCAATCCGGTCGAATTGAAAACTGGCGACGAGATAATCATCGGCAAAACATTTCTCAAGTTGATCGTCGAACCGGTCTCCTGA
- a CDS encoding VWA domain-containing protein — MAAPLSFEALVSREYVLSSAENFVLYVLLEAIAQAGGGAGGGSRLPLNLGVVIDRSGSMYDERRLEFVIEAVKFLADNVAPEDKVAIVAFADRAKVIVGPEEIHDKGAVRRAIEDIDLLEIGGGTQMALGMRAAIDEVKKNLAPNRLNRVLVLTDGQTYEETACIDLASQNREQMSFSAMGVGVEFNEKLLMRIAQDSHGKYHLIGNPEEIPGIFEDELAGLRAVSVRNGRIEVTLAQGVQVREAFRASPEIYTLGAPLVGEDRHVSYEIGDLEANVPGSVLMTLVLPPRKPGPVRILQSNLRYEVPGVGEQSLSRDLTVEYTLDRTLTGKVNGRVMNLVDQVSIAKMQSRAEEELKAGNVDRATRLLSNAIQGTQRLGNVKATQALVGLMDQVKKTQTLQTKAAKTTLLQAQAVVRKTQMLDPEALKDFSKPDQG; from the coding sequence ATGGCAGCACCTCTTAGCTTCGAAGCCCTCGTGAGCCGCGAATACGTCCTTTCGAGCGCGGAAAATTTTGTCCTCTATGTACTGTTGGAAGCGATCGCGCAGGCCGGCGGCGGCGCCGGCGGTGGCTCGCGATTGCCGCTGAACCTCGGAGTCGTAATCGATCGTTCGGGCTCGATGTACGACGAACGGCGGCTGGAATTCGTGATCGAGGCGGTGAAGTTTCTGGCCGATAACGTAGCGCCCGAGGACAAGGTCGCGATAGTCGCCTTTGCCGACCGCGCCAAGGTGATCGTCGGCCCCGAGGAGATCCACGACAAGGGCGCGGTGCGGCGCGCGATCGAAGACATCGATCTGCTCGAGATCGGCGGCGGCACCCAGATGGCGCTCGGGATGCGCGCGGCGATCGACGAGGTCAAGAAGAACCTCGCCCCCAACCGGCTGAACCGCGTGCTGGTGCTGACCGACGGCCAGACCTACGAAGAAACCGCGTGCATCGATCTCGCCAGTCAGAACCGTGAGCAGATGTCGTTCTCGGCGATGGGCGTCGGGGTCGAGTTCAACGAAAAGCTGCTGATGCGGATCGCGCAGGATTCGCACGGCAAGTATCACCTCATCGGCAATCCCGAGGAAATTCCCGGCATTTTCGAGGACGAGCTTGCGGGCCTGCGCGCGGTCAGCGTGCGCAACGGACGAATCGAAGTCACGCTCGCTCAAGGCGTTCAGGTGCGCGAGGCCTTTCGCGCGAGTCCCGAGATCTACACGCTGGGCGCGCCACTGGTCGGCGAGGATCGCCACGTGAGCTATGAAATCGGCGACCTCGAGGCCAACGTCCCCGGCTCCGTGCTGATGACGCTGGTGTTGCCGCCGCGTAAGCCCGGCCCGGTTAGGATTCTGCAATCGAACCTGCGCTACGAGGTGCCGGGCGTCGGCGAACAGAGCCTTAGCCGCGACCTGACCGTCGAATACACGCTCGACCGCACGCTCACCGGCAAGGTCAACGGACGGGTGATGAACCTCGTCGACCAGGTATCGATCGCCAAGATGCAGTCGCGCGCCGAAGAGGAGCTCAAGGCCGGCAACGTGGATCGCGCGACGCGGCTCTTGAGCAACGCTATTCAGGGCACGCAACGCCTCGGCAACGTGAAGGCGACGCAGGCGCTGGTGGGCCTGATGGATCAAGTCAAGAAGACCCAGACCCTGCAGACCAAGGCGGCCAAGACCACGCTACTCCAGGCCCAGGCCGTGGTGCGCAAGACCCAGATGCTCGATCCGGAAGCGTTGAAGGATTTTTCCAAGCCCGACCAGGGGTAG